GGTAGCCAAACACGAGGTTGAATCCGAGGGCGTACAACCCATAGATCAAGATGTTCACGGCAAGCGCCGTGAACGGCATCAGCAACGGGAAGACCAGGACGACCGCCGCAGCAATGCTGGCACGATGTCGCGTTGCGAATTCGTACCAACCTCCCGTCGTGGCACGAGGCTGTTTGATTGATTGAACGGTTTCGGTCATGCCGCGCTCAGCTCATCAATCCGGCGCGGCCGAAAAAGCCTTGGGGACGAACAATGAGAACGATCGCCATCAGGGCAAAGATCGAGACCTTGGCCATCTCGGGTGCAAACAGCGAGGTCATGCTGACCACCACCCCGACCAGGAGCCCCGCCAATACGGCACCGCCGATCGACCCCATTCCGCCCACGACCGTCACCACGAAAGCTTCGGCGAGAATCGTGCCGCCCATCTCCGGAATGACGCCCTGAAGCGGGGCAGCCAGCAGGCCGGCAAATCCAGCGATCGCGGTACCAATCCCGAACACGATCAACCAGACCCTGGAAACATCGACGCCAAGGACACGGACGATCTGCGGGTCTCGCGCGCCGGCGCGGATAATCAGCCCGAAGCTGGTCTTCTCGAGGAACAGCCAGAGTGCCAGCAGGACCACGGCCGTCGCGCCAATCACGAACAGGCGGTAGAGCGGAAAATAGCCAACGCCGATATCGACAGCGCCTTGCAGAAGCTCGGGTGTGTCGAAGGGATAGCCGGTCTTGCCAAAGGCAATGCGCACGCATTCGACCATCACGTAGCTCAGCCCGAAGGTCAGCAACAGCGGATAGTCGATGCCGCGGCCATAAAGCGGCCGGATCAGCACGCGCTCAACAGCAAGGCCGAACAAGCCGATCACGATCGGAACAGCCGAGAGGCAGATCCAGAAATTGCCCCCGATCGAGATCAGATAAAGCCCGACATAGGCGCCGACCATGTAAAAGGCGCCATGGGCGAAGTTGACGACCGTCAGCATTCCGAAGATCAGCGAAAGGCCGATTGCAAACAGAACGTAGATCGCGCCGAGCGCCAGCCCGGCAAACAATTGCAGCGCAATCAGGTCAAAGCTCAGGCCCGCCATTTGTTCCCCTCGGCACGACGCGCACCGCCACGCGGCGCGCGCCGGCGCATGGCTCAGCCCTTGTGGCCGAGCGCTTCGCAGGTGCGCAGGTTCTTCTCATTAGGTTCCTCGGTGGCCAGAACCTCGAACACATCGGACTCGTTCTTCATGTCCTTGGACTTCGACTTGATCACGAGCACCGACTGCACCGACTGGTGATCGCATTTGCGATAATATTGCGTTCCCTTGTAGTAGTCATACTTGAGCGCTTCCAGTGCAGTGACGACCTTGTCGGTCTCGACACTGCCGGCACCCTTGACCGCCTCGAGCACGGTCCGCACGCCGCCGTAGCCGAGCGCACCGTAGTCGGTTGGCAGCTTGCCGTCGTACATCTGGCGGAATGCGTCATTGAACGCCTTGGTCGAGGCGAACTTGTCCTCGATCCCCCAATAGAACGAGCAGCCGCCGACGACGCCGTCAAACGCCTGCGGCCCGGCGGCGACGCGGCTGGCATGCGAGAGCAGCGGTGCAATGATCTGGATGGATTTCTTGAGCCCGAAGTCGGTTGCCTGCTTCAGCGCGATCTGCTGGTCGCGACCGAAATTGCTGATGCAGAGAATGTCGGGCTTGAGCGCCTGGAGACGCGGAAGCAAGGTGGAGAAATCGGTCGTTCCCAAGGGATGGCGGATGTCGCCGAGGCTCTCGATGTTGAATTCCTTGCCGACCTCGAGGAAGCCGCGCACCATCTCGTGGCCGTAGGCGTAGTCCGCCGTGAGGAACGCAACCTTCTTGCCGAATTTCGCGAAGGCATAGCGACCGACCGCACCCGACGTCATGTGCGGGTTCAACGCTTCGTGGAATGTGTATTTGCTGAAGTCCGCGGCCTCGTTGATGGCGTCGGACTGGCTGATCGAATTGAAGATGACGCCACGTTCCTTGGTGACGTTGTTGATCGCGAGCTGAACCGCCGCCGATAGGCTTCCGACGACGAAGTTCACTTTCTCCTTCTCGACCAGCTCCAATGTCCGCGTCGCCGCCTCACCGGGATTGAGCTTGTCATCGCGCACGACGAGCTCGGCCTTGCGGCCATTGAGGCCGCCGGCATCATTGAATTGGGCGACAGCCAATTGACCGGCCCGTACCTGATCTTGGGCCTCGGCGCCATAGGGGCCGGTCAAAGGAACGGGGAAGCCGATCTTGATCGGTGCTTCCTCCGCCTGCAGCAGATTGATGCGAAACGGCGAGACGGCGAGAGCGGCGCCAGCACTTGCAGTCGTCAGCAGACGACGCCGCGATATCGATCCGGCTTTGGCGACCTTCTTCGTCATGACTATTCCTCCCCAAGAACTGTCTGTGTTTTGCTTATCGTCTTGTCTTTGCCTGGAACGCCTCCACCTCAGATTCGTCCCAAGGCCGTCAGGATAACCTGAGGCGTGAGCGGAATCTCGGTAATTGTTGCGCCGAACGGCCGCAGCGCATCATTGACCGCGTTGGCAACCGCGGCCGCAGCGCCGGCCGTACCAGCCTCGCCCGCCCCTTTTGCTCCCAGCTCCGACTCCTGCGTCGGGGACACCACGTGGCCCACCTCGATGTCGGGCATCTCGCCAGACATCGGGACCAAATAGTCCGCCATGCTGGCGTTGGTCAGCTGACCGCGTTCGTCATAGATGCATTTCTCGAACAACGCCGCGCCGAACCCCTGCACGACCCCGCCCCGGATCTGCTCGTCGACCAGTTGCGGGTTGACGATGGTGCCGCAGTCTTCGACGACCCAATGCTTCAGCAGCGTCACGAATCCTGTCTCGGTATCGACCTCGAGCCACGACGCCTGAACGCCGTTAGTGAACGCAAAGGGATATTGCCGCGGCACGAAATGCCGGGTCGCCATCAACTCCGGCTGGATCCCCTGCGGGAGAGTGTCTGGTCGAAAATAGACAGTCCGCGCCAACTCACTCAACTCGATCCGTGGCGCTCCGTCGTCGGCGTTGACGATGCGGTTGTCGGAGATATCGAGCGCGGCCGGGGTCGATTGCAGGATGACCGCGGCAACATCCAGAATGTTCTGGCGCAGAGCCTTGGCGGCTTGCAACGCGGCCTCGCCGCCGATGCCTGCGCCGCGCGAAGCCCAGGTGCCCCCGCCGTAGGGCGTATTGTCGGTGTCGCCCAGAATCACTCGCACCCGGTCCATCGAAACGCCAAGCACACTGCCCACGATCTGGGCAGTCAGCGATTCCGACCCTTGTCCCTGTTCCGTGATGCTGGTCTGGCAGATCACCGAGCCCTGCGCGTCAAGTCGTACCGCAACGCCATCCTGGGACGAAATCTTCGCGCCGCCGACGCCGTAAAAGGCGGCACTGGGATTGGTTACCTCAATGAAGGTCGCGACTCCGATGCCCCGGTGGACGTTTCTGGTTCGCAGGGCCGCTTGCTCAGCACGCAGGGCGTCGTAGTCCATCATCTGCAGCAGCTTGGCCAACGAGGCGTGATGCGAAAGTTGCTCGAACTTCATGCCGGATGGGGATGCGCAAGGATAGGCATCGTCGGGGATCAAGTTGCGCCGGCGGATCTCGACAGGGTCCATGCCGATCCTCGCCGCGGCAAGGTCGATCAGACCCTCGGTGACGGAACAGGCAATCGGGTGTCCGACTGCTCGGTACTGACACATCACGTTCTTGTTCTGGAAGACAACGCGCGCTCGCGCCCGATAGTTCGGGGTGACATACGGCCCGCCAACCAGATTGACCACCTGGTTGGCCTCGATAGCGCTGGTGCGCGGATACATCGAATAGGGGCCGATCCCCGTCAGGTCGTCGATCTCGAAGGCGGTGATGTTACCGTCCGGCCGGACGCCGATCCGTCCCCTGCATTGGTGGTCGCGGGCGTGAATGTCCGTATTGAAGCTTTCGATACGGTCCGCAACAAACTTAACCGGCCGCCGCAGCAGCCTGGACAACGCGTATGTCGCCATTTCGTCGGCGTAGATATGAACCTTGATGCCGAACGAACCGCCGACATCCTTGCAAACCACCCGGACCTGCGCCTCACTTAGCCCGAGATGCAAGGCCGCGATGTTCTGCACCATGTGGGGAGCTTGCGTGCCCTGATAGATTGTGAGCCGTGCCTCGGCCGCATTCCAGTCGGCAACAACAGCCCGCGGTTCAAGCGTCACTCCGGTGTGGCGCCCAAAGATGAAGTCGGCCTCGACCACCTCCGATTCCGCCAACGCATGGTCGACATCGCCTGCATTGAAGGTCCGTTCAAAGGCAAGATTGTCACCAAGAGACGCGTGAATGACTGGCGTTGCTGGATCGAGCGCAGTACGCATGTCGGTGACGGCCTCGAGTTCCTCGTAGTCGACGGCAACATGCTCCATGGCATCTTCAGCCGCCGCCCGACTGGTAGCGACAATCGCCGCGACCGCCTCACCCTGCCAGCAGACCCGGTCGACCGCGATCGCGTGCTGCGGGGCCGACTTCAATCCCTTCAGATGCGAGAGGACACCGACCCAAGGCGTGACGACAGCTTCAAGCTCAGGGCCCGTGACGATGGAAATGACGCCGGACATACGCCGTGCCGCGTCGGCGTCGATCGCCACGATCCTGGCGTGGGCATGCGGCGATCGCAGAAACACCACATGCGCCATCCGCGGCAATTCCAGGTCACTGACGTACTGCCCGCGTCCTTGCAGCAACCTGTCCAGGTTCGGCCGCGGCACCGTCTTGCCGATATAGGAATTCGGACGATCGAGCACCGAAAGTGTCTGCGTTGGCGCACCGGTTACGGTCATGTTCGCCGCGCCGCACGGGTCTTGGCTGTCGCCTCGACAGCGTCCACAATGGCCTGATAGCCGGTGCAGCGGCAATAGTTGCCGGACAGGTGCTCGCGGATCGCCTGACGATCAGGTACGGACACATGGTTCAGCAAGTCCTGTGCCGTCATCAGCATCCCGGGGGTACAGTAGCCGCACTGCAATGCGTTGCGTTCGCGAAATGCCGCCTGAAGATCGGCGATCTCGCCGCTGTCGGACAGCCCCTCGATCGTCTCAACCGACGCGCCCTGCGCCTGGACCGTCAACATCAGACAGGAGCGAATGATCTCACCATCGATCCGGACGGTGCAGGCGCCGCAGACGCCGTGCTCGCAACCAACGTGGGTCCCAGTCAGTTTCAAATTCTCCCGAAGGAAATCCGCAAGATTGAGCCGCGGCAAGACGAAGGCATCGATGGGTTCGCCGTTGACGATAAGCGAAACCGACACCGGAGTGCTCACCTGGCTCCTCCCGCGTCCAGCTCGGACCGCGCCAGCAATGCGGCCACGCAGCGCCGGAGCAAGACTGTGGCGAGGTGTCGGCGCATCGCCGGACTCGCCTGTTGATCCTCTTGCGGCTCAAGTTCGTCGGCCAGCGCCGTCGCAGCTTCTGCAAGCAGCGCCGGCGTCACGGATGCATTGATGAGCTTTGCGGCAGCAGTTGCCAGCAGAGGCCGTTCGCCAACCGCAAAGAAGCCGAGCCGAAGATCCGAAAACCGGCCAGCTGCGACGACAGCACGCGCAGCGAGACCAACGACGGCGTAGTCGCCATGGCGCCGGGCATATTCTTGAAAGAAGTACGTCGAGCCCTGGCCCGCGATCGGCACCTCGACCGCGACAAGCAATTCGTCCGGCGACAGCGCCGTTTCGTAGATTCCCTTGAAAAATTCGGTCGCAGCAATCCGCCGCTCGCCCGTTGGACCGCGAGCAACTATCGCGGCATCAAGCGCAACAACACAGGCCGGCAGCTCCGACGCGGGATCGGCGTGAGCGAGGCTACCGCCAATCGTTCCGCGGTTGCGAATGGCGGGATGGGCAACGTGGCTGACGGCATTCAGCAACAGTGGAGCATGCAGCGCAATCTCCGGCGATCTGAGCAAGTCGACATACCGGGTCAGCGCGCCAACGACCAGGACGTCTCCCTTCAACGCAATGCCGCGCAACTCGGCGAGGCCGCCGATATCGACCAGTAGCTCCGGGGACAGCAGCCGGAGATTCATCGCTGGCATCAGGCTCTGGCCGCCCGATAGAACCTTCGCCCTGTCGCCATGTGCGGCAAGCAGTTCCAGCGCATTTACGACGCTGGTCGCACGGGCATAGGCGAAAGCCGCAGCTTTCATATGGGCGTGGCCTCCCGGCCCAATTTTGGTTCGGCCGATTAGAGAACCGCCTTGTGCAAAGGTCAAGCTTGGTTATCGAGTGATTATTTGTGCAGCGGGGCTTGTCTTCGTCCTGTGAAGGCCGCAGGTTCCTTACCAACTAAAGTTCAACGCACGAGGAGGAGGATCATGAAGCTCGGTTTCTTTACGATGCCGATCCATCCTCTCGACAAGGACTGGCGGCAATCGCTCCGCGAGGATCGGGAAGCCTTCCTGCTGGCGGATGAGCTCGGCTTTACCGAAGCGTATGTCGGGGAGCATGCCACCGACAAGGCCGAAAACATCACCTCCAGCATCGCGTTCATTGCCTGGCTCGCAGCGGCGACCAAGCAGATCAAGCTTGGGACCGGCACGATCAACCTGCCGAACAGCCATCCGGCGGCGGTCGCGGCATCCGTGGCCATGCTCGATCATATGCTCGATGGCCGCTTCATATTTGGAATAAGCCCTGGCGGATTGCTGTCCGACGCGGAGATCTTCGGCAATCTCGACGCCGACCGCAATGCCATGTTCATCGAGGCGATCAATCAGGTCCTCGATATCTGGGGCGGCAAGCCGCCCTATGATCTGCAAGGCAAATATTGGAATGTCTCGGTCAAAAGGACTCTGATCGAAGACATTGGCCAGGGCGTAGTTGCCCGCCCGTTGCAAGCCCCTCACCCGCCGATCGTGGTGACGGCGGTCGCGCCGTTCTCAAAGGGCGTTACGGAGGCCGCGGCACGCGGCTGGGATCCGATCTCGGCAAACTTCCTGATGCCGGCCTGGGTACGGAGTCACTGGCCCAAATACGTCGAAGGTTGCGAGCGTGTGAACCGGGCAGCCGCCCCTGCCAATTGGCGCGTAGCCAAGAGCGTGTTCGTGGCAAAGGACGCAGCTACGGCGAAGGCCTACGCCACGGCGCCCGATGGTCCCTACGTGTATTACTATCACCAGCTGTTCACGAAGCTGAAGCGCAGTGGCCGGCTTGAGCTGTTCAAGACGCGGCGGGAACAACCTGACGCGGAGGTTACACTTGAGTCGATCTGCAACAAGCTGATCATCTACGGCACACCCGAAAGTGTGGCCGACCAGTTGTTATCGTTCCAGCAGGAGACCGGCCCTTTCGGAACCTTGCTCTATGCCGGCAAGGACTGGAAGGACCGCGAGCTCGGCCGCCAATCGATGATCCTGATGGCGGAGAAGGTCTTGCCGCGCATCAATGCCGGCGGCGCCAGCTCGTCGACGTAAGGGAGTCTCGACATGGCATTCACCGATCGCGTTCCGTACCAAGCACAGGTCGACCGGCCGAAATTGACACTGCCGGGTGGCAAAAAACTTGCCGTCTGGGTCATCCTCAATGTCGAGGAATGGCGCATCGGGAATCCGATGCCACGTACCGTGCTGAGCCCGCCGATGGGCCAGCCCTTGCTACCAGACGTTCCGAACTGGTCGTGGCATGAATACGGCATGCGTGCCGGCTTCTGGCGGCAATTCAAGGCCCTCACCGACCGAAACATACCGGTGACGCTGGCTGCGAACGCCAACGTCTGCAACAGCTATCCGCGTGTGGCGTCCGCAGCGCTCGAGGCGGGTTTCGAATTCATGGGACACGGTTTCGTCCAGGGCCCGATGCACAAGGTCGAGAACCAGGCGGACGCGATCAAGCGTGCGGTCGACACCATAGCCGGTTTTGCCGGCAAGCCACCGCGATCATGGGAGAGCCCGGGCCTGACCGAAACCGAAGAAACGCTCGATCTCCTCCGTCTGAACGGAATTGAATACGTGGCCGATTGGGTGATTGACGATCTTCCGCAGGAGATCGCTACGCCGCACGGAATCGTGACGACGATTCCATATTCGGTCGAGACCAATGATATTGTCATTCACGCGCTGCAGCACCTGCCGTCGGAACAGTTCCTGACGCGCTGCACCGACCAGTTTGATCGGCTGTATCTTGAAGGCGCAGAGAATGCCCGCGTCATGGCTATCTCGGTGCATCCCTACATCACAGGTGTCCCACATCGAATCAAGTACCTCGAAGCCCTGCTCGATTACGTCGTCGGCCACGACGGCGTGGCACTGATGACGGCGAGCGAAATCGGCGATTGGTATCGGGACCAGATGGCAGCGAAGTAATCCGGCTCAGCCGACGACCTCGATCGGCGCCCGCCGGCGATCGGTCGCGCTCTCCGCCATCCGCTCAAATCCCGCAAGGAAGATGTCCAGCGCGTCACTGATCATCCGCGACTTGTCATCAAGGACCGGCGCTTCGTAGATGTACTTGCGTACACCGTAGTAGAAGATGCCGCCGTGAAACACCCAAGCGAGCTCCAACTCGGCAGCGCTCGGCTTGTTCTGCGTCGCGAGGCCGGCGTCGTGGCGGCATTCCCTGAGAATGCGGGTCAGGATCTTGTCCTTGACCATGCCAACATACCAGCGGTTGATATCGAGACCCTTCAGCCCCGAGTAAAGATAGATCCTCAGCCATCTTCGATTGAAGATGGCGTCCGTATAAGCTTCGTAGAATTCCTGCAATCGCACGCGGAGCGGACGCGACCGATCCGACAGCAATTTCTCCCAGCCGATCTCGAGGGGCTCGAGATAGACCTTGCGGTAGACTTCTCGAATGAGATCGTCCTTGCTCGGGAAATACCGATAAAGCAACGGCTGGGTCACGCCGAGTTTGCGGGCCAGCGCACGCGTGCCGCCGCCAAATCCCTCCTCTGCAAAAAGCTCGGTCGCTTTGGTGACGAATTCACTGCGACGGTCAGCAGCTGACAGCCGCTTTCGCTTAGCACGAACTCGTTTGACGGGCATCTTCCGATTCATGATGGCTCGCTGCCATCGTCAGCCAAGGACCGGCCAAAGCTTCCCCGCGCGAACAGCAGCGGATTGCTGGGGCCATAGGCGTAGGCCTCGACCGCTCCCAGGAAAATGACGTGATCGCCGCCGTAGTAGCGGTTCGTGGCCCGGCACTGTAAACTTGCGGCGACGTCGGCAAGTACCGGGGCATTCCCGAGGCCGGGACTCCACTTCACACCCGCAAACTTGTCACCCGACGATCTGGCAAACTGCATCGCCAGCCCCTGCTGCGAGGCGTCAAGAACGTTGACCGTGAAATGGCTGGCATTCTGGAAGATCGGCAGCCCCTGCGAAAACATCCCGAGGCTCCACAGCACCAGCGGCGGATTGAGCGATACCGACGCGAAGGAATTGCACGTAATCCCGTACGGCCGTCCGTCGGCCGACATCGCGGTGACGATCGTCACGCCGGTCGCGAATGTACCGAGCGCATTGCGGAAGTCACGAGGATCGATCGTCGAACTGTCGCTTGCGAGCTCACTGGCCGGTTCCGGTCGATGTTTGGGTGAGTCAGACATCCGGCCAGCCTCAAAGCGTCAGGTTTTCGGATGGCAGCCCAAGTGCCACGCGCCCATAATTGGTGCCCGCCGCGTCGAAATTAAAAGCAAGATGCGAGTTCACCCCATGCGCATCGCGGAATTGACGTTGCAACGCGCCCGAGGTGAACAGGCTGCGCGCACCGCTCGCAGCAAACAAGAGGGACACCGCTTCGGTGCAGAGATTGACCGCAAACGCACCATCGCGCCGCAGCTTCGTTTTCGCAGCAATGCCCGGAACATCCCCAAGCCGAACCCCCGCAAGCACGTTCAAACAGTTCGTACGCATGATCAGCCGCGCGGCATCTATCTTCGCCGACGCTTCAGCGATCTTGATCTGTGTGCTCTGCAGGTCTCCGATCTTGGCACGGTCATATGTCGAGGCGCGGTATCGCGCGATCTCGACATAGTCGTCAAGGCACGCCTGCGCATTTCCCAGGCCGACTCC
The window above is part of the Bradyrhizobium sp. PSBB068 genome. Proteins encoded here:
- a CDS encoding xanthine dehydrogenase family protein subunit M, encoding MKAAAFAYARATSVVNALELLAAHGDRAKVLSGGQSLMPAMNLRLLSPELLVDIGGLAELRGIALKGDVLVVGALTRYVDLLRSPEIALHAPLLLNAVSHVAHPAIRNRGTIGGSLAHADPASELPACVVALDAAIVARGPTGERRIAATEFFKGIYETALSPDELLVAVEVPIAGQGSTYFFQEYARRHGDYAVVGLAARAVVAAGRFSDLRLGFFAVGERPLLATAAAKLINASVTPALLAEAATALADELEPQEDQQASPAMRRHLATVLLRRCVAALLARSELDAGGAR
- a CDS encoding flavin reductase family protein, with translation MSDSPKHRPEPASELASDSSTIDPRDFRNALGTFATGVTIVTAMSADGRPYGITCNSFASVSLNPPLVLWSLGMFSQGLPIFQNASHFTVNVLDASQQGLAMQFARSSGDKFAGVKWSPGLGNAPVLADVAASLQCRATNRYYGGDHVIFLGAVEAYAYGPSNPLLFARGSFGRSLADDGSEPS
- a CDS encoding TetR/AcrR family transcriptional regulator, which codes for MNRKMPVKRVRAKRKRLSAADRRSEFVTKATELFAEEGFGGGTRALARKLGVTQPLLYRYFPSKDDLIREVYRKVYLEPLEIGWEKLLSDRSRPLRVRLQEFYEAYTDAIFNRRWLRIYLYSGLKGLDINRWYVGMVKDKILTRILRECRHDAGLATQNKPSAAELELAWVFHGGIFYYGVRKYIYEAPVLDDKSRMISDALDIFLAGFERMAESATDRRRAPIEVVG
- a CDS encoding LLM class flavin-dependent oxidoreductase translates to MKLGFFTMPIHPLDKDWRQSLREDREAFLLADELGFTEAYVGEHATDKAENITSSIAFIAWLAAATKQIKLGTGTINLPNSHPAAVAASVAMLDHMLDGRFIFGISPGGLLSDAEIFGNLDADRNAMFIEAINQVLDIWGGKPPYDLQGKYWNVSVKRTLIEDIGQGVVARPLQAPHPPIVVTAVAPFSKGVTEAAARGWDPISANFLMPAWVRSHWPKYVEGCERVNRAAAPANWRVAKSVFVAKDAATAKAYATAPDGPYVYYYHQLFTKLKRSGRLELFKTRREQPDAEVTLESICNKLIIYGTPESVADQLLSFQQETGPFGTLLYAGKDWKDRELGRQSMILMAEKVLPRINAGGASSST
- a CDS encoding ABC transporter substrate-binding protein, which encodes MTKKVAKAGSISRRRLLTTASAGAALAVSPFRINLLQAEEAPIKIGFPVPLTGPYGAEAQDQVRAGQLAVAQFNDAGGLNGRKAELVVRDDKLNPGEAATRTLELVEKEKVNFVVGSLSAAVQLAINNVTKERGVIFNSISQSDAINEAADFSKYTFHEALNPHMTSGAVGRYAFAKFGKKVAFLTADYAYGHEMVRGFLEVGKEFNIESLGDIRHPLGTTDFSTLLPRLQALKPDILCISNFGRDQQIALKQATDFGLKKSIQIIAPLLSHASRVAAGPQAFDGVVGGCSFYWGIEDKFASTKAFNDAFRQMYDGKLPTDYGALGYGGVRTVLEAVKGAGSVETDKVVTALEALKYDYYKGTQYYRKCDHQSVQSVLVIKSKSKDMKNESDVFEVLATEEPNEKNLRTCEALGHKG
- a CDS encoding (2Fe-2S)-binding protein, which encodes MSTPVSVSLIVNGEPIDAFVLPRLNLADFLRENLKLTGTHVGCEHGVCGACTVRIDGEIIRSCLMLTVQAQGASVETIEGLSDSGEIADLQAAFRERNALQCGYCTPGMLMTAQDLLNHVSVPDRQAIREHLSGNYCRCTGYQAIVDAVEATAKTRAARRT
- a CDS encoding xanthine dehydrogenase family protein; the protein is MTVTGAPTQTLSVLDRPNSYIGKTVPRPNLDRLLQGRGQYVSDLELPRMAHVVFLRSPHAHARIVAIDADAARRMSGVISIVTGPELEAVVTPWVGVLSHLKGLKSAPQHAIAVDRVCWQGEAVAAIVATSRAAAEDAMEHVAVDYEELEAVTDMRTALDPATPVIHASLGDNLAFERTFNAGDVDHALAESEVVEADFIFGRHTGVTLEPRAVVADWNAAEARLTIYQGTQAPHMVQNIAALHLGLSEAQVRVVCKDVGGSFGIKVHIYADEMATYALSRLLRRPVKFVADRIESFNTDIHARDHQCRGRIGVRPDGNITAFEIDDLTGIGPYSMYPRTSAIEANQVVNLVGGPYVTPNYRARARVVFQNKNVMCQYRAVGHPIACSVTEGLIDLAAARIGMDPVEIRRRNLIPDDAYPCASPSGMKFEQLSHHASLAKLLQMMDYDALRAEQAALRTRNVHRGIGVATFIEVTNPSAAFYGVGGAKISSQDGVAVRLDAQGSVICQTSITEQGQGSESLTAQIVGSVLGVSMDRVRVILGDTDNTPYGGGTWASRGAGIGGEAALQAAKALRQNILDVAAVILQSTPAALDISDNRIVNADDGAPRIELSELARTVYFRPDTLPQGIQPELMATRHFVPRQYPFAFTNGVQASWLEVDTETGFVTLLKHWVVEDCGTIVNPQLVDEQIRGGVVQGFGAALFEKCIYDERGQLTNASMADYLVPMSGEMPDIEVGHVVSPTQESELGAKGAGEAGTAGAAAAVANAVNDALRPFGATITEIPLTPQVILTALGRI
- a CDS encoding branched-chain amino acid ABC transporter permease — its product is MAGLSFDLIALQLFAGLALGAIYVLFAIGLSLIFGMLTVVNFAHGAFYMVGAYVGLYLISIGGNFWICLSAVPIVIGLFGLAVERVLIRPLYGRGIDYPLLLTFGLSYVMVECVRIAFGKTGYPFDTPELLQGAVDIGVGYFPLYRLFVIGATAVVLLALWLFLEKTSFGLIIRAGARDPQIVRVLGVDVSRVWLIVFGIGTAIAGFAGLLAAPLQGVIPEMGGTILAEAFVVTVVGGMGSIGGAVLAGLLVGVVVSMTSLFAPEMAKVSIFALMAIVLIVRPQGFFGRAGLMS
- a CDS encoding polysaccharide deacetylase family protein, encoding MAFTDRVPYQAQVDRPKLTLPGGKKLAVWVILNVEEWRIGNPMPRTVLSPPMGQPLLPDVPNWSWHEYGMRAGFWRQFKALTDRNIPVTLAANANVCNSYPRVASAALEAGFEFMGHGFVQGPMHKVENQADAIKRAVDTIAGFAGKPPRSWESPGLTETEETLDLLRLNGIEYVADWVIDDLPQEIATPHGIVTTIPYSVETNDIVIHALQHLPSEQFLTRCTDQFDRLYLEGAENARVMAISVHPYITGVPHRIKYLEALLDYVVGHDGVALMTASEIGDWYRDQMAAK